A part of Candidatus Woesearchaeota archaeon genomic DNA contains:
- a CDS encoding NUDIX domain-containing protein → MKHGVDFIGVGVGVIIVRNNKILLMLRKNQSEWSIPGGKVELNEKSGDTAVREIKEELGIDIKIKKFLTLTETFSNKMHWVSIVYIADILKGDPRIMEPEEHADVKWFSLDDLPENHFLPSKLAIEFYKKNT, encoded by the coding sequence ATGAAGCACGGCGTTGATTTCATCGGCGTTGGCGTAGGTGTGATTATTGTCAGAAATAACAAGATTCTTCTTATGCTCAGAAAAAATCAAAGTGAGTGGAGCATCCCCGGCGGAAAAGTGGAATTGAACGAAAAATCAGGAGATACAGCAGTCAGGGAAATAAAAGAGGAGCTAGGCATTGATATAAAAATCAAAAAATTCCTTACCTTAACTGAAACTTTCAGCAACAAAATGCACTGGGTTTCAATAGTTTACATTGCAGACATTTTAAAAGGCGATCCAAGAATAATGGAGCCTGAAGAGCATGCTGATGTCAAGTGGTTTTCATTGGACGATCTTCCTGAAAATCATTTTCTTCCTTCAAAGTTAGCAATTGAATTTTATAAAAAGAATACGTGA
- a CDS encoding class I SAM-dependent methyltransferase: MQWNEIFKKEGKVFTKIQEDIPEVLKLFKRHNVRRILDLGCGSGRHTVYFAKQGFDVYGIDIAKEGLNITKSWLKKEGLKANLKMGSVYNKLSYPNDFFDAIISIQVLHHALIERIRKVISELERILKPKGIVFITVTKRKIIPKIRERPKVIAPRTYMPAKGEEKGLLHYIFTKDLLKKEFRNFKIYNIWVDSDKFRYCLLGELKK; this comes from the coding sequence ATGCAATGGAATGAAATCTTTAAAAAAGAAGGAAAAGTATTTACAAAAATCCAAGAAGATATCCCTGAAGTTTTAAAGTTATTCAAAAGGCATAATGTGAGGAGAATCCTGGATTTAGGCTGCGGCTCCGGGAGGCATACAGTATATTTTGCTAAACAAGGATTTGATGTTTATGGGATTGATATTGCTAAAGAAGGATTAAATATTACAAAATCATGGCTGAAAAAAGAAGGCCTTAAAGCAAATTTGAAGATGGGTTCTGTTTACAATAAACTTTCCTACCCAAACGATTTTTTTGATGCGATAATAAGCATTCAAGTACTACATCATGCACTAATTGAACGAATTCGAAAAGTGATTAGTGAGTTGGAAAGAATTCTTAAGCCAAAGGGCATTGTTTTCATTACAGTTACAAAAAGAAAAATCATTCCGAAAATAAGGGAAAGACCAAAAGTAATAGCACCAAGAACTTATATGCCTGCTAAAGGAGAGGAAAAGGGACTATTGCATTATATTTTTACCAAGGATCTGCTCAAAAAAGAATTTAGAAATTTTAAGATTTACAATATTTGGGTTGATTCTGATAAATTCCGTTACTGCCTTTTGGGTGAATTAAAGAAATAA
- a CDS encoding HAD family hydrolase has product MTKKYESLMQAFEAVCNEFQIPAKDYQIEKCVGMWNKNRLLAKPFEEAIPVLEELKKKHKLVLLSNTDGFSVEPILEKFGMKKYFDEISLSYETGLLKTDAQSFELILEKLKLKKEEVIMVGDSMESDIMAAQKAGIKGILVDRRGMREYENKIKNLTELKEKI; this is encoded by the coding sequence ATGACTAAGAAATATGAGTCTTTGATGCAGGCATTTGAGGCAGTGTGCAATGAATTCCAGATTCCAGCAAAGGATTACCAGATCGAAAAATGCGTCGGAATGTGGAACAAGAACAGGCTATTGGCAAAGCCGTTTGAGGAAGCAATTCCGGTTCTTGAGGAATTAAAGAAAAAACATAAATTAGTTTTATTAAGCAATACAGACGGCTTTTCAGTTGAGCCGATATTGGAAAAGTTCGGCATGAAAAAATACTTTGATGAAATCTCCCTGTCTTATGAAACAGGGTTATTGAAGACAGATGCCCAGTCCTTTGAGTTAATACTTGAAAAATTAAAGCTGAAAAAAGAAGAAGTTATTATGGTGGGTGACAGCATGGAATCAGACATTATGGCTGCCCAGAAAGCAGGCATAAAGGGCATCCTTGTTGACAGAAGGGGCATGAGGGAATATGAGAATAAGATAAAGAATCTAACAGAGCTGAAGGAAAAGATATGA
- a CDS encoding sodium:calcium antiporter: MLIINLVLFLAACIVLVLSGTFLVKSLAKIASFLKLGEFVVAFIIMAFATSIPELLVGITSAFAKNSALSLGNVIGANIIDLTFVAGVITLLKREIKITNKAIKIDALYMFFIASLPVVLMIIGNGLSRIDGVILLVAFAIYMRKLMKQRIGLRKELKNHIKRWDVVFSVFIFIVSLAVLFLSAQFVVQYATAISADFMLPPILIGLFLVSIGTTLPELTFESRAVLSGHSEMALGDLIGSVVVNSTLVLGVTSLIYPISANFLLFLTSSVFMLIVAFLFSTFVESGNKLYWKEGIALILLYMFFIIIEFYIKMVAGA, translated from the coding sequence ATGTTAATCATAAATTTAGTATTGTTTTTGGCTGCCTGCATTGTTCTAGTTTTAAGCGGGACATTTCTTGTGAAAAGCCTCGCAAAGATCGCTTCTTTTTTAAAGCTTGGCGAATTTGTTGTTGCATTCATCATAATGGCTTTTGCAACATCCATTCCTGAACTGCTTGTCGGAATAACATCTGCTTTTGCAAAGAATTCTGCATTGTCCCTTGGAAATGTCATAGGCGCTAATATTATTGACCTGACATTTGTTGCCGGCGTCATCACTTTATTGAAAAGAGAGATAAAAATAACAAACAAAGCGATAAAGATCGATGCGCTGTATATGTTCTTTATTGCTTCGCTGCCTGTTGTTCTGATGATTATCGGAAATGGCTTGTCAAGAATTGATGGTGTTATTTTGCTGGTGGCTTTTGCGATCTATATGAGAAAATTAATGAAGCAAAGAATCGGGCTCAGAAAGGAGCTGAAGAACCATATAAAAAGATGGGATGTTGTATTCTCTGTTTTTATTTTCATCGTAAGCCTTGCAGTGCTGTTCCTTAGTGCACAATTTGTTGTGCAATATGCTACAGCAATATCAGCGGATTTTATGCTGCCGCCCATTCTTATTGGCTTGTTCCTGGTTTCAATTGGCACGACATTGCCCGAGCTTACTTTTGAGAGCAGGGCTGTGCTAAGCGGGCATTCTGAAATGGCGCTTGGCGACTTGATCGGCTCTGTTGTTGTAAATTCAACATTAGTTTTAGGAGTAACTTCTTTGATTTACCCGATAAGCGCAAACTTTTTGCTGTTTTTGACAAGCTCTGTTTTCATGCTTATTGTAGCGTTCTTATTTTCAACTTTTGTTGAGAGCGGCAACAAGCTTTACTGGAAAGAAGGAATTGCACTGATACTGCTTTATATGTTCTTCATCATCATAGAATTTTATATAAAGATGGTTGCAGGGGCATAG
- a CDS encoding glycosyltransferase, whose translation MMKRGNIFEMVNEFFQNLYSIFHKDFVSAVIPAYNEEKTITKVIETIKKSRVNEIIVVDDGSKDKTYEKAKLSGVKVIKHKRNMGKGAAMRTGVENAKGNIIVFIDADIESLTPQKANMLIDPILKNEADFVKSYFSQYKSKTGTSIFLYKPLLKHLFSATGFTHPVSGQIAARKRFFERIEFRNDYGIDISILVDAVKQSLRIKEVCLGELKHRKRTAHDVEKIADTVIATILEKAGIIREKQG comes from the coding sequence ATGATGAAACGGGGTAATATTTTTGAGATGGTTAATGAATTTTTTCAGAATTTATACAGCATATTCCATAAAGATTTTGTCAGCGCAGTCATTCCAGCCTATAATGAAGAAAAGACTATAACTAAAGTCATAGAAACAATCAAAAAATCAAGAGTTAATGAAATAATCGTAGTTGATGATGGAAGCAAAGACAAAACCTATGAAAAAGCGAAGCTTAGCGGAGTTAAGGTAATTAAACATAAAAGGAATATGGGGAAAGGCGCGGCAATGCGCACCGGAGTTGAAAACGCAAAAGGAAACATAATTGTTTTTATTGATGCTGATATTGAATCATTGACTCCTCAAAAAGCAAATATGCTGATTGATCCTATCTTGAAAAATGAGGCAGATTTTGTAAAATCATATTTTTCCCAGTATAAGTCGAAGACCGGAACAAGCATTTTCCTTTACAAGCCCCTGCTTAAGCATCTTTTCTCGGCAACCGGCTTTACACATCCTGTAAGCGGCCAGATAGCTGCCAGAAAAAGATTTTTTGAGCGCATAGAGTTCAGAAATGATTACGGCATTGATATAAGCATACTGGTGGATGCAGTAAAGCAAAGCTTAAGAATAAAAGAAGTTTGCCTCGGAGAATTAAAGCACAGAAAAAGAACTGCGCATGACGTAGAAAAAATAGCAGATACAGTAATAGCTACGATCCTTGAAAAGGCAGGCATTATAAGGGAGAAACAAGGTTGA
- a CDS encoding class I SAM-dependent methyltransferase produces MSQKTENRFYEDYGNSWLANGRKKYELLASEWKTKKILSLLSKFPELKFNSILDFGCGPAYILKKLSLSLNINKCYGVDISSSMIRSAKKHFPVAKYCKMKNLSEFNKAVDVVLLIDVLEHVPNQKQILEEVKRIAKYQIIKIPLENTPIRNFIRLLGMRNSDGHINFWSKNSFTSFLKNLNFTIIGYWEGNPPKKIEFFSRKQRENLNARKMFFLNFYDLFRKFFFNSKKLYSSFFISQLFILTKYCPNLKKQKTKK; encoded by the coding sequence ATGAGCCAAAAAACAGAAAACAGATTTTATGAAGACTATGGTAATTCTTGGTTAGCTAATGGAAGGAAAAAATATGAACTTTTAGCTTCGGAATGGAAAACAAAAAAAATATTAAGCTTACTTTCAAAATTTCCGGAATTAAAATTTAACAGCATACTTGATTTTGGATGTGGTCCCGCATATATATTAAAGAAATTAAGTCTTTCGCTTAATATAAATAAATGCTATGGGGTTGACATCTCTTCTTCTATGATCAGATCTGCGAAAAAACATTTTCCTGTAGCTAAATACTGCAAGATGAAGAATTTATCTGAATTTAATAAGGCGGTAGATGTAGTTCTTTTAATAGATGTATTAGAACATGTTCCCAACCAGAAACAAATATTAGAAGAGGTTAAAAGGATAGCTAAGTACCAAATTATAAAAATCCCATTAGAAAATACCCCCATAAGAAATTTTATAAGATTATTGGGCATGAGAAATTCAGACGGACATATAAATTTTTGGAGTAAAAATAGTTTTACCTCTTTCTTGAAAAACTTAAATTTTACAATAATTGGTTACTGGGAAGGGAACCCTCCTAAAAAAATAGAATTTTTTTCAAGAAAACAAAGAGAGAATTTAAATGCCAGAAAGATGTTTTTTCTTAATTTCTATGATTTATTTAGAAAATTTTTTTTTAATTCAAAAAAATTATATTCCTCCTTTTTTATTTCGCAATTATTTATTTTAACAAAGTACTGCCCTAATCTAAAGAAGCAAAAAACCAAAAAATGA
- a CDS encoding non-canonical purine NTP pyrophosphatase (HAM1-like protein;i t is suspected that this protein functions to remove nonstandard bases such as xanthine or inosine): protein MKLFFVTNNRHKFAEVKEVFDKFKIEIEQIQEDKPEDKSDEIAEVAKKAAEFLANKHKKPIIVDDTGVYFNAYRNFPGAHPKFVFQSIGYEGIFKLLEGKDRSAYFKTAAAYCESGKKPIVFEAKCEGKISDKVYNVGDDIMPYERIFIPEGYDEVWAKMHDLKREISHRVKAFTRLAEWLISKGDQNGK from the coding sequence ATGAAACTCTTCTTTGTAACAAACAACAGGCATAAATTCGCTGAAGTCAAGGAGGTTTTTGATAAATTTAAGATTGAAATAGAGCAGATACAGGAAGACAAGCCTGAAGACAAGTCAGATGAAATCGCTGAAGTTGCCAAAAAGGCAGCTGAATTTTTGGCTAATAAGCATAAAAAGCCAATAATAGTTGACGATACAGGCGTTTATTTCAATGCTTACAGGAACTTTCCAGGAGCGCATCCAAAATTCGTTTTCCAGAGCATTGGCTATGAGGGGATTTTCAAGCTATTGGAAGGCAAGGACAGGTCAGCTTATTTCAAAACAGCAGCAGCATACTGCGAGTCCGGAAAAAAGCCAATAGTTTTTGAGGCAAAATGCGAAGGAAAAATATCGGATAAGGTTTATAATGTAGGCGACGATATAATGCCTTATGAAAGGATTTTTATACCTGAAGGATATGATGAAGTATGGGCAAAGATGCATGATCTCAAAAGAGAAATATCGCATCGCGTGAAGGCATTTACAAGATTAGCTGAATGGCTGATAAGCAAAGGCGATCAAAATGGAAAATAA
- a CDS encoding HIT family protein yields the protein MENNCIFCKIVKGEIPSSRIYEDKDVLAFLDLFPVHKGHTLVIPKEHHETMLDVPDELLKKLVVAAKKIASAVKKGVNADGISLGMSNYKAAGQVVPHAHFHIMPRYENDGLKLWPQGKYEEGEMEEIKKKIVGFL from the coding sequence ATGGAAAATAACTGCATTTTCTGCAAAATTGTCAAAGGAGAAATCCCGTCAAGCAGAATATATGAAGACAAAGATGTTTTGGCTTTCCTGGACCTTTTTCCGGTTCATAAAGGCCATACATTGGTTATCCCAAAAGAGCATCATGAAACTATGCTGGACGTTCCAGATGAATTATTAAAAAAGCTCGTAGTTGCTGCTAAAAAAATAGCGTCTGCAGTTAAGAAAGGCGTGAATGCAGATGGAATTTCATTAGGAATGTCAAACTACAAGGCAGCAGGACAGGTTGTTCCGCATGCGCATTTTCATATTATGCCGCGCTATGAGAATGACGGCCTGAAGCTGTGGCCGCAGGGAAAGTATGAAGAAGGGGAGATGGAAGAGATAAAAAAGAAGATTGTTGGATTTTTATGA
- a CDS encoding lysine--tRNA ligase, with protein MPEEPKHWADQAAENIAREKGEKKLYTCAAGITPSGTIHIGNFREIITVDLVSRSLKNLGKNVRFIYSWDDFDVFRKVPADAPKKELLEKYLRYQITEVPDTYDNKHKSYAEHNEKEVEETLPFVNIHPEFIYQAKKYRKCEYAEQIKYVLENKAEIKKILDKYRAEEKSENWWPVSIFCDKCKKDTTRVTDWDGAYSLTYECDCGHKETFDFRKKGIAKLPWRIDWPMRWHYEKVDFEPGGKEHSTPGGSRTTGNEIYELLYKEKAPVYLKYDFITIKGTGGKISKSLGNVVSLRDTLEVYEPNIVRWLFAGTRPDAEFAISFDLDVLKLYEDFDRVERIYFDAEDVKDQKEAKKQKRIYELSVTELPKKLPLQAQFRHLATLLQIYDNDFNRIKEIYSKEIKDEHDLKKLKNRADCVWNWLQKYAPEEFKFKVQNDLNAKLNEKEKEALLLLKDRLEKNKYDDQTLFEEFYNICKEVNIDNKEFFKAAYRVLINKERGPKLANFILTLGKERVVGLLNKV; from the coding sequence ATGCCAGAAGAACCAAAGCACTGGGCTGACCAAGCAGCTGAAAACATTGCAAGAGAAAAAGGCGAGAAGAAGCTCTATACATGCGCTGCAGGCATAACTCCAAGCGGAACAATACATATCGGAAATTTCAGGGAGATTATAACAGTTGATCTTGTTTCAAGATCCTTGAAGAATCTTGGCAAGAATGTGCGCTTCATCTATTCCTGGGATGATTTTGATGTTTTCAGGAAAGTTCCAGCAGATGCTCCAAAAAAAGAATTGCTCGAGAAGTATTTGCGTTATCAAATCACAGAAGTGCCTGACACTTATGACAATAAGCACAAATCGTATGCAGAGCATAATGAAAAAGAAGTTGAGGAAACACTGCCTTTCGTAAATATTCACCCCGAATTTATCTACCAGGCAAAAAAATACAGGAAATGCGAGTACGCAGAGCAGATAAAATATGTTTTGGAAAACAAGGCAGAAATTAAAAAAATCCTTGATAAATACAGGGCAGAAGAGAAAAGCGAAAACTGGTGGCCTGTTTCTATTTTCTGCGACAAATGCAAAAAAGACACAACAAGAGTCACAGATTGGGATGGAGCTTATTCTCTAACTTACGAATGCGACTGCGGCCATAAGGAGACATTTGATTTCAGGAAGAAGGGAATTGCAAAGCTGCCCTGGAGAATAGACTGGCCAATGAGATGGCATTATGAAAAAGTTGATTTCGAGCCAGGAGGCAAGGAGCATTCCACGCCTGGCGGATCAAGAACAACCGGAAATGAAATTTACGAGCTATTGTACAAGGAAAAAGCGCCTGTTTACCTGAAATATGACTTCATAACAATAAAAGGAACAGGCGGCAAGATTTCCAAGTCATTGGGCAATGTTGTTTCTTTAAGGGATACATTGGAAGTTTATGAGCCGAATATTGTAAGATGGCTGTTTGCCGGAACAAGGCCGGATGCAGAATTTGCAATAAGCTTTGATTTGGATGTTCTGAAGCTTTATGAGGATTTTGACAGGGTGGAAAGGATTTATTTTGATGCTGAAGATGTAAAGGACCAAAAAGAAGCAAAGAAGCAAAAAAGAATCTATGAATTAAGCGTTACAGAATTGCCAAAGAAGCTGCCTCTACAGGCTCAATTCAGGCATCTGGCAACTCTGCTGCAGATTTATGACAATGATTTTAACAGGATAAAAGAGATTTACAGTAAAGAAATTAAAGATGAGCATGATCTGAAAAAGTTAAAAAACAGAGCTGATTGCGTCTGGAACTGGCTGCAGAAATATGCCCCTGAAGAATTTAAGTTTAAAGTGCAGAATGATTTGAATGCTAAGCTGAACGAAAAAGAGAAGGAAGCATTATTGCTGTTGAAAGACAGATTAGAGAAAAATAAATATGACGACCAGACATTATTTGAAGAATTTTATAATATCTGCAAGGAAGTGAACATTGACAATAAAGAATTCTTTAAAGCAGCCTACAGGGTTTTGATTAACAAGGAAAGAGGGCCGAAATTGGCTAATTTTATCCTGACATTGGGAAAAGAAAGAGTTGTTGGATTGCTGAATAAGGTTTAA
- a CDS encoding tetratricopeptide repeat protein, with protein sequence MPQLIDKILELEEELKRIELKRRTFVITNMGDITGMELGENQTLKEAKRLFCEYRKALNGTLIKKMMVGSIRSKLETILNETIETPPNSSNYNHECALLIKGSLSLLENRYDDAINLLSGLNSFPALKLLGIAYYRNGDLDKAIDSLEQALQLSPDAETYNILGGVKQRNRDVDGAIEAHKKAYDIDNSNKEANTELARLYREKAATLETEVLNECNVDTAVLPEFKSARTAYSTKNYEVARSLFHNVVSALASSNEDNKLVKAKALHYLACLSTESRDQIGHLRQSIDAKATKEAYKDIVKVHEISLTTSKENAKTD encoded by the coding sequence ATGCCGCAACTAATTGATAAAATACTGGAACTAGAAGAAGAATTGAAAAGAATAGAACTAAAAAGAAGGACATTTGTAATAACTAACATGGGAGACATTACAGGAATGGAGTTAGGTGAGAATCAAACACTAAAAGAAGCAAAAAGACTGTTTTGTGAATATAGAAAAGCGTTAAATGGTACTCTGATTAAAAAGATGATGGTTGGTTCAATAAGAAGCAAATTAGAAACCATCCTAAACGAGACCATAGAAACACCGCCAAATTCTTCAAACTACAACCATGAATGTGCGCTTCTTATCAAAGGGTCCTTGTCGCTTCTTGAAAACAGGTATGATGACGCAATAAACCTATTATCAGGTCTTAACTCATTCCCAGCACTTAAATTATTAGGTATTGCGTACTATAGAAATGGCGATTTGGATAAAGCAATTGATAGTTTAGAACAAGCACTCCAGCTTTCACCAGATGCAGAGACTTACAATATACTGGGTGGAGTTAAACAAAGAAATAGGGATGTTGACGGAGCAATTGAGGCGCATAAAAAGGCGTATGACATTGATAATTCTAACAAAGAGGCAAATACAGAGTTGGCAAGGCTTTATAGGGAAAAAGCAGCAACTTTAGAAACCGAGGTGCTTAATGAGTGCAATGTTGACACAGCTGTTTTACCTGAATTCAAAAGCGCAAGAACTGCTTATAGCACTAAGAATTATGAAGTAGCAAGATCATTATTTCACAATGTAGTTTCAGCACTTGCAAGCTCAAATGAAGATAATAAATTAGTCAAAGCAAAAGCACTGCATTACCTTGCCTGCTTATCAACAGAATCTAGAGACCAAATAGGGCACTTACGGCAATCAATTGATGCAAAGGCTACAAAAGAAGCATATAAAGACATTGTAAAGGTGCATGAAATTTCATTAACCACATCAAAAGAAAATGCCAAAACTGATTGA